The Cynocephalus volans isolate mCynVol1 chromosome 2, mCynVol1.pri, whole genome shotgun sequence genome window below encodes:
- the SMIM3 gene encoding small integral membrane protein 3, translating to MDVVSQVPVEVELPKHILDVWVIVLIILATIVIMTSLLLCPATAVIIYRMRTHPVLSGAV from the coding sequence ATGGATGTGGTCAGCCAAGTCCCTGTGGAAGTCGAGCTTCCCAAGCACATCCTGGATGTCTGGGTCATTGTCCTCATCATCCTGGCCACCATTGTCATCATGACCTCCTTGTTGCTGTGCCCAGCCACTGCAGTCATCATCTATCGCATGCGAACTCATCCAGTCCTCAGTGGGGCTGTCTGA